Proteins encoded together in one Pseudorca crassidens isolate mPseCra1 chromosome 17, mPseCra1.hap1, whole genome shotgun sequence window:
- the ABRA gene encoding actin-binding Rho-activating protein codes for MAPGEKEREEGPAKSALRKVRTATLVISLARGWQQWANENSIRQAQEPTGWMPGGTQSPPQASGPVIHPTTHRKAQRAPKSSSPKLEEHGDGPSSEEATEVSQIRRKEVTKTVVSKAYERGGDVGHLSHRYEKDGDTPEAGQPESEMDRILCGHGSPTRRRKCASLVSELIEGWKEMGQEEREGPKCRSSSVDTEDSGYGGETEGRLELDGERVATARIKRPLPFQANRVTEKLNCKAQQKYSQVGNLTERWQHWADEHRQSQKLNPFSEEFDYELAMSTCLHKGDEGYGRPKEGTKTAERAKRAEEHIYREITDMCFIIRTMAHHRRDGKIQVTFGDLFDRYIRISDKVVGILLRARRHGLVDFEGEMLWQGRDDHVVITLLSEPSTAQAKLDPLLS; via the exons ATGGCTCcaggggaaaaggaaagggaggaggggccaGCCAAGAGTGCCCTCCGGAAGGTACGCACAGCCACCCTGGTTATCAGCTTGGCCCGAGGTTGGCAGCAGTGGGCCAATGAGAACAGCATCAGGCAGGCCCAGGAGCCCACAGGCTGGATGCCAGGAGGGACCCAGAGCCCACCCCAAGCTTCTGGACCAGTGATCCATCCCACCACCCACCGGAAAGCTCAGAGGGCCCCAAAGTCTTCCTCCCCAAAGCTAGAGGAACACGGAGATGGACCAAGCTCAGAGGAAGCCACCGAGGTGTCTCAGATCAGAAGGAAAGAGGTGACCAAAACAGTGGTCAGCAAGGCTTACGAGAGAGGAGGGGATGTGGGCCACCTCAGCCACAGATACGAGAAGGATGGGGACACGCCTGAAGCTGGGCAGCCAGAGAGCGAAATGGACAGAAtcctctgcggccatggctccccGACGCGGAGGAGAAAATGTGCCAGCCTGGTATCTGAGCTCATCGAAGGCTGGAAAGAGATGGGACAGGAGGAACGGGAAGGGCCCAAGTGCAGGAGCAGCAGCGTAGACACAGAGGACAGCGGCTACGGAGGGGAGACGGAGGGGAGGCTGGAGCTGGATGGAGAGCGGGTGGCCACTGCCAGAATCAAACGCCCCTTGCCCTTCCA gGCAAATAGAGTCACAGAGAAACTCAACTGCAAAGCCCAGCAAAAATACAGCCAAGTGGGCAACCTGACAGAAAGATGGCAACACTGGGCTGATGAACACAGACAATCTCAGAAGCTGAATCCTTTCAGTGAAGAGTTTGATTATGAGTTGGCCATGTCCACCTGCCTGCACAAAGGAGATGAAGGCTACGGCCGTCCCAAGGAAGGAACCAAAACTGCCGAAAGGGCCAAGAGAGCCGAGGAGCACATCTACAGAGAAATCACGGACATGTGCTTCATCATCCGAACGATGGCTCACCACAGACGGGACGGCAAGATCCAGGTTACTTTTGGAGATCTCTTTGACAGATACATTCGTATTTCAGATAAAGTGGTGGGCATTCTCCTGCGTGCCAGGAGGCATGGACTGGTTGACTTCGAAGGAGAGATGTTATGGCAAGGCCGGGATGACCATGTTGTGATTACTCTACTGAGTGAACCTTCAACTGCACAAGCCAAACTTGACCCACTCTTGTCTTAA